A genome region from Clostridium sp. JN-9 includes the following:
- a CDS encoding GrdX family protein, with protein sequence MIEQFIAITNNPLSKENLEKKYDVEFISSDTMAVLKKVRDYIHKGHKLLTHPLMSSIKPNETPYRTILISKNSYNKVDYDSLTIMEEAIITTEKFLKMGKAVWDEQVLEDFRVIDYDMIYHVIN encoded by the coding sequence ATGATTGAACAATTTATTGCCATAACAAACAATCCTTTATCAAAGGAAAACTTAGAAAAAAAATATGATGTAGAGTTCATCAGCAGTGATACAATGGCAGTGCTGAAAAAAGTCAGGGATTATATTCATAAGGGGCATAAGCTGCTTACTCACCCCTTGATGAGCAGCATAAAACCTAATGAGACACCATACAGAACAATTTTAATCAGCAAAAATAGTTATAATAAAGTTGATTATGACTCATTAACTATTATGGAAGAGGCAATAATAACTACAGAAAAGTTTTTAAAAATGGGGAAAGCTGTATGGGATGAACAGGTATTGGAGGATTTTAGAGTTATAGATTATGACATGATTTATCATGTAATTAATTAA
- a CDS encoding ABC transporter ATP-binding protein: protein MEKVIEMKGITKIFPGTIANDNVDFELLKGETHVLLGENGAGKTTLMNILYGLYQPEKGEIFVNGIQAKITNPNDAIKLGIGMVHQHFMLVNNFTVAENIVLGIEPQKGLKIDMKKAVEDVREIADKYGFHIDPNAKIEDISVGQQQKVEILKALYRGTEILILDEPTAVLTPQEIDELGIIINNLVNEGKSIILITHKLKEVMKMSDRVTIIRRGKVTGTLKTKESSIDELAELMVGRKVNLVVEKKPMKAGEEILQVENLTAKDHRGLPAVNGVNLSIRSGEILGIAGVDGNGQTELVEVLTGLRKPESGSIKLNGKDIFAKSPREIIESGIGHIPEDRHKRGLILSFPLFENSIMGVHHKKPFSNGIVMNYGEIRKHCRELIKEFDIRTPNDEVTAASLSGGNQQKLIAAREIAKDPELLIASQPTRGLDVGAIEYIHKRLVRERDKGKAVLLVSLELDEIMALSDRIAVMYDGKIVSILDRKDATELKLGVLMAGGTLEEAEKGVKSNG, encoded by the coding sequence ATGGAAAAAGTAATTGAAATGAAAGGTATAACCAAGATATTTCCCGGGACCATAGCAAATGACAATGTAGACTTTGAGTTATTAAAGGGAGAGACCCATGTATTGCTAGGCGAAAATGGAGCAGGTAAAACTACGCTTATGAATATACTATATGGTTTGTACCAGCCAGAAAAAGGAGAAATTTTTGTAAACGGTATACAAGCAAAAATAACAAACCCAAATGATGCGATTAAATTAGGAATAGGTATGGTGCATCAGCATTTTATGCTGGTTAATAATTTTACTGTAGCTGAAAATATTGTTTTAGGAATTGAGCCCCAAAAGGGACTTAAGATAGATATGAAAAAAGCTGTTGAAGACGTACGTGAAATTGCTGATAAATATGGATTCCATATAGATCCTAATGCAAAAATTGAAGATATCTCTGTAGGGCAGCAGCAAAAGGTGGAAATATTAAAGGCATTATACAGGGGTACTGAAATATTAATACTTGATGAACCCACAGCTGTTTTAACACCTCAGGAGATTGATGAACTTGGTATTATAATTAATAATTTAGTAAATGAAGGGAAATCCATAATATTAATTACTCATAAATTAAAAGAAGTTATGAAAATGAGTGACAGAGTAACTATTATAAGAAGAGGTAAGGTTACAGGAACATTAAAGACAAAGGAATCCAGCATAGATGAATTAGCTGAACTTATGGTAGGAAGAAAAGTAAATTTAGTAGTAGAAAAAAAGCCAATGAAAGCTGGAGAAGAAATTCTACAGGTGGAAAATTTAACAGCAAAGGATCACAGAGGCTTACCTGCAGTTAATGGTGTCAATTTATCTATAAGATCAGGAGAAATACTTGGCATTGCAGGTGTAGATGGAAATGGACAAACTGAACTTGTAGAAGTACTTACTGGTCTTAGAAAGCCTGAGAGTGGATCCATAAAATTAAATGGCAAGGATATATTTGCAAAAAGTCCAAGGGAAATTATTGAAAGCGGTATTGGACACATTCCTGAGGACAGACATAAAAGAGGACTTATATTAAGCTTTCCATTATTTGAAAACTCAATTATGGGAGTTCACCACAAAAAGCCATTTTCAAATGGTATAGTGATGAATTATGGTGAAATTAGAAAGCACTGCAGGGAACTCATAAAAGAATTTGATATAAGAACACCAAATGATGAGGTAACAGCAGCATCTCTTTCAGGAGGAAATCAGCAGAAGCTCATTGCTGCCAGGGAAATTGCAAAGGATCCGGAATTATTAATTGCTTCACAGCCAACAAGAGGACTTGATGTAGGTGCAATTGAATATATACATAAGAGACTTGTCCGAGAAAGAGATAAAGGGAAAGCAGTTTTACTGGTATCCTTAGAGCTGGATGAAATAATGGCTTTATCAGATAGAATTGCAGTTATGTATGATGGAAAGATAGTATCAATTTTAGATAGAAAAGATGCCACAGAGCTTAAACTAGGCGTTCTAATGGCTGGTGGAACTTTGGAAGAAGCGGAAAAAGGGGTGAAGAGCAATGGCTAA
- a CDS encoding thioredoxin family protein: protein MIELNKENFDAEVANFSEKPVFVDFWGDKCEICKQLMPGVHGLEEKYGDKIKFASLNIASARRLAISQRVLGLPTMIIYKNGEKLKTITPDKISTLDDVENFIKSVYETL from the coding sequence ATGATTGAATTAAATAAGGAAAATTTTGATGCTGAAGTTGCTAATTTTTCTGAAAAGCCTGTATTTGTAGACTTCTGGGGTGACAAATGTGAAATATGCAAACAGCTTATGCCAGGAGTTCACGGCCTTGAAGAAAAGTATGGAGATAAAATTAAGTTTGCAAGCCTGAATATTGCAAGTGCAAGAAGACTGGCTATTTCACAGAGAGTATTGGGACTGCCCACTATGATAATTTATAAAAATGGTGAAAAATTAAAAACTATTACTCCAGACAAGATAAGCACATTAGATGATGTGGAAAACTTCATAAAATCAGTTTATGAAACATTGTAA
- a CDS encoding glycine/sarcosine/betaine reductase component B subunit: MRLELGKIFIKDMQFAAETKVENGILYVNKEELLNEIGGDERLESITLDIARPGEKVRIIPVKDVVEPRVKVDGKGGIFPGFISKVDMVGAGRTHVLKGAAVVTTGKIVGFQEGIIDMAGKGAKYTPFSKTNNLVIKCEPKNGVNQHEHEEAVRMVGFKAAAYLGEAGRNITPDEVKVYETLPLLEQVKKYPELPKVVYVYMLQSQGLLHDTYVYGVDAKKILPTFIYPTEVFDGAIVSGNCVSACDKNPTYVHMNHPIIEDLFEHHGKDYNFLGCIITNENVYLADKERSSNYTAKLVEYLGADAVIISEEGFGNPDADLVMNCNKITEKGIKTVLVTDEYAGQDGSSQSLADATTKGDAVVTAGNANEVVVLQPMEKVIGHPEAVNIIAGGHMGSLREDGSIEAEIQVITGATSEVGYNYLTAKEF, from the coding sequence TTGCGTCTAGAACTTGGAAAAATATTTATTAAAGATATGCAGTTTGCAGCTGAAACAAAGGTTGAAAATGGTATTCTTTACGTAAATAAGGAAGAGCTTTTAAATGAAATTGGCGGCGATGAAAGACTGGAAAGCATAACACTGGACATTGCCAGACCAGGAGAAAAGGTTAGAATAATTCCAGTAAAAGATGTAGTGGAACCAAGAGTAAAAGTAGATGGAAAAGGCGGTATTTTCCCTGGATTCATCAGCAAGGTTGATATGGTTGGTGCAGGCAGGACACATGTTCTTAAAGGTGCAGCAGTTGTTACAACCGGTAAAATAGTGGGCTTCCAGGAGGGAATCATTGACATGGCTGGAAAAGGTGCCAAATACACACCATTCTCAAAAACTAATAACCTGGTAATAAAATGCGAACCCAAAAACGGTGTTAATCAGCATGAACATGAAGAGGCTGTAAGAATGGTAGGCTTTAAAGCTGCAGCTTATCTGGGAGAGGCTGGAAGAAATATCACCCCTGATGAGGTTAAAGTTTATGAAACATTACCTCTGCTTGAGCAGGTGAAAAAGTATCCTGAACTGCCAAAGGTTGTTTATGTATATATGCTTCAAAGCCAGGGGCTGTTACATGACACATATGTATATGGAGTAGATGCTAAGAAGATACTCCCAACATTTATTTATCCAACAGAAGTGTTTGATGGAGCTATTGTCAGCGGAAACTGTGTATCTGCATGTGATAAGAATCCTACTTATGTGCATATGAATCATCCTATAATTGAAGATTTATTTGAACATCATGGTAAGGATTATAATTTCCTTGGATGTATAATAACAAATGAAAACGTTTATTTAGCAGATAAGGAAAGATCTTCAAATTACACTGCTAAATTAGTTGAATATTTAGGAGCAGATGCGGTAATCATTTCAGAAGAGGGCTTTGGAAACCCAGATGCTGATTTAGTAATGAACTGCAATAAAATAACTGAAAAAGGTATTAAAACTGTGCTGGTAACTGATGAGTACGCTGGCCAGGATGGAAGTTCACAATCCTTAGCTGATGCTACAACAAAAGGCGATGCAGTGGTTACTGCCGGCAATGCTAATGAAGTAGTAGTACTTCAGCCTATGGAAAAGGTAATAGGGCATCCAGAAGCTGTAAATATTATAGCTGGAGGTCATATGGGAAGCTTAAGAGAAGATGGCTCCATAGAAGCTGAAATTCAGGTTATTACCGGAGCTACAAGTGAAGTTGGATATAATTACTTAACTGCAAAAGAATTCTAA
- the grdB gene encoding glycine reductase complex selenoprotein B, which produces MIRVVHYINQFYAGIGGEDKADYKPEVREGFVGPGMGLNGIFKGEAQIVATVICGDSFFNENLDEAKAEVLEMVKKYNPDVFIAGPAFNAGRYGVACGTIAKEVQEKLNIPVLTAMYKENPGVDLYKKYLYIIETKNSAVGMREALPKIAKLAIKLGKGETILDPASEGYIERGIRKNYFAAERGSKRAVNLLIKKLKGEEFVTEFKMPVFDRVKPNPAVPDMSKAKVALVTSGGIVPKGNPDHIESSSASKYGKYDIEGVMDLTEETYETAHGGYDPTYANADADRVLPVDVLRKMEKEGKIGSLYRYYYATVGNGTAVASAKKFGEKIVKELVADGVNAVILTSTUGTCTRCGATLVKEIERGGLPVVHMCTIVPISLTVGANRIVPTIAIPHPLGDPSLDKKEEFELRYKLVERALKALETPVDDQTVFDK; this is translated from the coding sequence TTGATAAGAGTAGTTCATTATATAAACCAGTTCTATGCTGGTATAGGCGGAGAAGATAAGGCTGATTACAAACCAGAGGTAAGAGAAGGCTTTGTAGGGCCTGGTATGGGTCTGAACGGCATTTTTAAAGGTGAGGCACAGATAGTTGCAACTGTAATCTGCGGGGATTCATTCTTTAACGAAAATTTAGATGAAGCTAAAGCTGAAGTACTTGAAATGGTTAAAAAATACAATCCTGATGTTTTCATTGCAGGTCCAGCATTTAATGCAGGAAGATATGGAGTTGCATGTGGAACCATTGCAAAAGAAGTTCAGGAAAAGCTGAATATACCCGTATTGACAGCAATGTATAAAGAAAACCCTGGAGTAGATTTATACAAGAAATATTTGTATATTATTGAAACAAAAAATAGTGCTGTAGGAATGAGAGAGGCACTCCCTAAGATTGCCAAGTTAGCAATTAAACTTGGTAAGGGAGAAACTATATTGGATCCTGCTTCGGAAGGATATATAGAAAGAGGAATCAGAAAAAATTATTTTGCAGCTGAAAGAGGATCTAAAAGAGCAGTTAATTTACTTATAAAGAAGCTTAAGGGCGAAGAATTTGTAACTGAATTTAAAATGCCTGTATTTGACAGAGTAAAGCCAAATCCAGCAGTACCGGATATGTCAAAGGCTAAAGTGGCTTTAGTTACATCAGGAGGTATAGTACCTAAGGGAAATCCTGATCATATTGAGTCATCAAGCGCTTCTAAATATGGTAAATACGATATTGAAGGAGTTATGGATTTAACTGAGGAAACCTATGAAACTGCCCATGGCGGCTATGATCCAACATATGCAAATGCCGATGCTGACAGAGTGCTTCCTGTAGATGTACTTAGAAAGATGGAGAAGGAAGGAAAAATAGGTTCTCTTTATAGATACTATTATGCTACTGTTGGTAATGGTACAGCAGTTGCATCAGCAAAAAAGTTCGGTGAAAAGATAGTTAAAGAGCTGGTAGCAGATGGAGTAAATGCAGTTATATTAACCTCCACCTGAGGAACCTGTACACGTTGCGGTGCAACGCTTGTAAAAGAAATTGAACGTGGAGGACTTCCAGTAGTTCACATGTGCACTATAGTTCCAATATCTCTTACTGTTGGCGCAAACAGAATAGTTCCAACAATAGCAATACCTCATCCTCTTGGAGATCCTTCTCTGGATAAAAAGGAAGAGTTTGAACTTAGATATAAACTAGTAGAAAGAGCATTAAAGGCTTTAGAGACACCAGTGGATGATCAGACTGTATTTGATAAGTAA
- the grdC gene encoding glycine/sarcosine/betaine reductase complex component C subunit beta: MSFPVIKNAAYILINTPDMVIHNGTTQTLERKANPKSEYLKELPKHLREFNDVVAYAPNQTYIGNMTPEQLGEIKRPWHNSKVDGADRFGEFGEIMPEEEFYGLLKISDVFELVLLTKDFTKIVKEKFAVHPLLNAKVDALGEGEDINIIEDMVKSGIAEGLYNGEKLEGCVKRAHEFDTNLSSHIMLENLAVKASGVLSLMHLMKKTGIDPNDVDYLIECSEEAIGDMNQRGGGNIAKACGEIAGIKGATGVDMRGFCAGPTHAVINASALVKSGICKNVIVFAGGCTAKLGMNGKDHVKKGLPILEDCLGGFAILISENDGISPVLRTDVIGRHTIAHGAAPQAVIEALVSEPLKRNGMKITDVNKYAPEMQNPDITEPAGAGDVPTQNYKMIGALAVKTGQLDRKQLPDFVKQHGYPGFAPTQGHIPSGVPIVGHGLKHIKDGSLENFMIIGKGSLFLGRMTNLFDGVSILVEKNKGLEDEIPSVSKDEIKNMIAEQFKKFADQLLNE; the protein is encoded by the coding sequence ATGAGTTTCCCAGTTATAAAAAATGCAGCTTATATTTTAATTAATACTCCAGATATGGTAATACATAATGGTACAACACAGACTCTGGAAAGAAAAGCAAATCCCAAGTCAGAATATTTAAAGGAGTTACCAAAGCATTTAAGAGAATTTAATGATGTGGTAGCATATGCTCCCAATCAGACTTATATAGGAAATATGACACCTGAACAATTAGGAGAGATTAAAAGACCATGGCATAATTCAAAGGTGGATGGCGCCGACAGGTTTGGTGAATTTGGTGAAATAATGCCTGAGGAGGAATTTTACGGACTTTTAAAGATATCAGATGTATTTGAACTTGTTCTCCTTACAAAGGATTTTACAAAAATAGTTAAAGAAAAATTTGCAGTTCATCCATTGTTAAATGCTAAGGTAGATGCTTTGGGAGAAGGAGAGGACATAAATATCATAGAGGATATGGTGAAAAGCGGCATTGCTGAAGGTTTATATAATGGGGAAAAACTAGAAGGATGCGTGAAAAGGGCACATGAATTTGATACAAACCTTTCATCTCATATAATGTTAGAGAATCTTGCAGTAAAAGCATCGGGGGTTCTTTCATTAATGCACTTAATGAAAAAGACAGGTATAGATCCAAATGATGTGGACTATTTAATTGAATGTTCTGAAGAAGCCATTGGTGATATGAATCAGAGGGGCGGGGGAAATATTGCAAAAGCCTGTGGAGAAATTGCAGGTATAAAAGGTGCAACAGGAGTTGATATGAGGGGATTTTGTGCAGGACCAACCCATGCAGTTATTAATGCTTCTGCCCTGGTTAAATCAGGAATATGTAAGAATGTTATTGTTTTTGCAGGAGGATGTACAGCTAAGCTTGGTATGAATGGAAAAGACCATGTTAAGAAAGGACTCCCAATACTAGAGGACTGCCTTGGTGGCTTTGCCATTCTGATTTCAGAAAATGACGGTATAAGCCCAGTGCTTAGGACAGATGTTATAGGAAGACATACAATAGCTCATGGAGCAGCACCTCAGGCAGTAATAGAAGCTTTGGTTTCAGAACCTTTAAAAAGAAATGGAATGAAGATAACAGATGTTAACAAGTATGCACCTGAAATGCAGAACCCTGATATAACTGAACCTGCTGGTGCAGGAGATGTACCAACACAAAATTACAAAATGATAGGTGCCTTGGCTGTTAAAACAGGTCAACTAGACAGAAAGCAGCTGCCTGACTTTGTAAAACAGCATGGATACCCAGGTTTCGCTCCAACTCAAGGCCACATACCTTCAGGAGTACCAATAGTTGGGCATGGATTAAAACATATTAAGGATGGCTCATTGGAAAACTTCATGATAATAGGGAAAGGAAGCTTATTCTTAGGAAGAATGACCAATCTATTTGATGGTGTATCTATTTTAGTAGAAAAAAATAAAGGATTAGAAGATGAAATACCTTCAGTATCAAAGGATGAAATAAAAAATATGATTGCTGAACAGTTTAAAAAGTTTGCAGATCAGCTTTTAAATGAATAG
- a CDS encoding BMP family ABC transporter substrate-binding protein, whose translation MNKKRVVALIAASIMTVSLFAGCGSSKPTPNTNSSTKTEKKLKVGLSTDEGGLNDKSFNQSADTGIKKAVKDFGVDYKPIESKQKEDYEANLDALVAYGDDLTFGVGFQMETAMENKAKQYPDKNFALIDSVAYEDPKASNPVLLKNVESILFKEHEGSFLVGVIAGKMTKTNKIGFIGGKDSALINRFEAGFASGVKAVNPEAAKGLISSDGKALGTMVKYADTFADSNKGYELAKSLYGSGCDIIFHAAGGVGIGMFKATKELKDSGKQVWAIGVDMDQAVSVPEYADVILTSMVKRVDVATYQAVKDVKEGKFQGGKLVELGLKEDGVGIAPSSDKNVPKDILDLVNKYSDAIKGGTIKVPATRADVLNFTAPEVK comes from the coding sequence ATGAATAAAAAAAGAGTAGTTGCTTTAATCGCAGCTTCAATAATGACAGTATCATTATTTGCTGGATGCGGCAGCAGTAAACCAACACCTAATACTAATTCTTCAACAAAAACAGAAAAGAAACTAAAAGTTGGTCTTTCAACTGATGAAGGCGGATTAAATGATAAATCATTTAACCAGTCAGCAGACACAGGAATAAAGAAGGCTGTTAAAGATTTTGGTGTTGACTACAAACCAATTGAATCAAAACAAAAAGAGGATTATGAAGCTAACCTTGATGCACTTGTTGCATATGGTGATGATTTAACTTTTGGTGTAGGATTCCAAATGGAAACAGCTATGGAAAATAAGGCAAAGCAGTATCCTGATAAGAATTTTGCTTTAATAGATTCAGTTGCTTATGAAGATCCAAAAGCTTCAAACCCTGTTCTGTTAAAAAATGTTGAATCCATTTTGTTTAAAGAACACGAAGGTTCATTCTTAGTTGGTGTTATTGCTGGTAAAATGACTAAGACAAATAAAATAGGATTTATCGGTGGTAAAGACTCTGCTTTAATTAACAGGTTTGAGGCAGGCTTTGCATCAGGAGTTAAAGCAGTTAACCCAGAAGCTGCAAAAGGATTAATCAGCTCTGATGGAAAAGCATTAGGAACAATGGTTAAATATGCTGATACATTTGCTGATTCAAATAAAGGATATGAGCTTGCAAAATCACTATACGGTTCAGGATGCGATATTATTTTCCATGCTGCTGGTGGTGTTGGTATTGGAATGTTTAAAGCTACAAAAGAACTTAAAGATTCAGGAAAACAAGTTTGGGCTATAGGTGTTGATATGGATCAGGCTGTTTCAGTTCCTGAATATGCAGACGTAATTTTAACAAGCATGGTTAAGAGAGTTGATGTTGCTACTTACCAGGCTGTTAAAGATGTTAAAGAAGGAAAATTCCAAGGTGGAAAACTTGTTGAACTTGGATTAAAAGAAGACGGTGTAGGAATAGCTCCATCATCAGATAAAAACGTTCCTAAGGATATTTTAGATTTAGTTAATAAGTATTCTGATGCAATTAAAGGCGGGACTATAAAAGTTCCAGCTACAAGAGCAGATGTTTTAAATTTTACAGCTCCAGAAGTAAAATAA
- the grdA gene encoding glycine/sarcosine/betaine reductase complex selenoprotein A, whose amino-acid sequence MLKGKKVIAIGDRDGIPGPAIEACVKSAGAEVIFASTECFVUTAAGAMDLEIQQRVKDLTEKFGAENIVVVLGGAEAEASGLSAETVSAGDPTYAGPLAGIALALPVYHMVEPEIKNECDAAVYDEQCGMMEMVLDVDAIIAEVKTIRDQYSKL is encoded by the coding sequence ATGTTAAAAGGAAAAAAAGTTATTGCCATAGGTGACAGGGACGGTATACCAGGACCAGCCATCGAAGCTTGTGTTAAAAGTGCAGGAGCAGAAGTTATTTTTGCATCAACAGAATGCTTTGTTTGAACAGCCGCAGGAGCTATGGATCTGGAGATCCAACAAAGAGTAAAAGATTTAACAGAAAAGTTTGGTGCAGAAAATATAGTTGTTGTATTAGGAGGAGCAGAGGCTGAAGCTTCAGGACTTTCTGCTGAAACAGTTTCCGCAGGAGATCCAACTTATGCAGGACCTTTAGCAGGAATAGCATTAGCACTTCCAGTTTATCATATGGTAGAGCCTGAAATAAAAAATGAATGCGATGCAGCAGTTTATGATGAACAGTGTGGAATGATGGAAATGGTTCTGGATGTAGATGCAATTATTGCTGAAGTTAAGACTATAAGAGATCAATATTCAAAACTTTAA
- the trxB gene encoding thioredoxin-disulfide reductase, with the protein MAHIYDTIIIGGGPAGLSAGLYASRSRMDTLIIEKAKYGGQVTTTDEIENYPGSTEDTTGSSLSERMRKQAEEFGTKFVKDEVQEVQLEGSVKVIKCRKETYEAKTIIIATGANPRLSGFKNENELRGKGISYCATCDADFFTDLDVAVIGGGDSAITEAIYLTKFAETVTVIHRRDSLRAAKSLQEKAFANPKIKFIWDSVVDEAIGDEILEGLVVRNVKTGEKTNVKFDGCFVFVGYNPISQLFEGKINMDKKGYIITDEDMRVNIPGVYAAGDVRVKSLRQIITAAADGAIAATTAEAYISTLH; encoded by the coding sequence ATGGCACACATTTATGACACTATTATAATAGGCGGAGGCCCGGCAGGACTATCTGCAGGACTATATGCATCAAGATCAAGAATGGATACTTTAATAATTGAAAAAGCAAAATACGGTGGACAGGTAACAACTACTGATGAGATAGAAAATTACCCTGGATCAACTGAAGATACTACAGGTTCCAGCTTAAGCGAAAGAATGAGAAAGCAGGCAGAGGAATTCGGAACAAAGTTTGTAAAAGATGAAGTTCAGGAAGTCCAGCTGGAAGGTAGTGTTAAAGTTATAAAATGCAGAAAAGAAACTTATGAAGCTAAAACAATAATAATAGCAACTGGAGCTAATCCAAGACTTTCAGGATTTAAAAATGAGAATGAATTAAGAGGAAAAGGAATTTCATATTGTGCAACATGTGATGCAGACTTCTTTACGGATTTGGATGTAGCTGTAATTGGTGGAGGAGACTCAGCAATAACTGAAGCAATTTATTTAACCAAATTTGCAGAAACTGTTACTGTAATTCATAGAAGAGATTCACTAAGAGCTGCTAAGTCATTACAAGAAAAGGCTTTCGCAAATCCCAAAATTAAATTTATCTGGGATTCAGTGGTGGATGAAGCAATTGGCGATGAAATACTAGAAGGATTGGTTGTACGTAATGTTAAAACTGGTGAAAAAACTAATGTTAAGTTTGATGGATGTTTTGTATTTGTAGGGTATAATCCAATTTCACAGCTATTTGAAGGAAAAATTAATATGGATAAAAAGGGATACATCATAACTGATGAGGACATGAGAGTTAATATACCTGGAGTATATGCAGCAGGAGATGTAAGAGTAAAATCCTTAAGACAGATTATAACTGCAGCAGCTGACGGTGCAATTGCAGCAACCACAGCTGAGGCTTATATAAGTACTTTGCATTAA
- the grdD gene encoding glycine/sarcosine/betaine reductase complex component C subunit alpha, which translates to MDQTKKLIAEVFDEIADGIKSGSFGKRYKIGLTTFGSEHGIEEMVRAAVLAKNKYGDFDIVLIGPKVQCDFQVVQVQNAEEGHKKMVDMLEKGEIDGCVTQHFDFPIGVSTVGKVMTPGLGKEMFIATTTGTSATNRVEAMVINAIDGIAAAKANGIENPSIGILNLDGARGVEKALNELSRNGYTINFSNSLRADGGPVMRGNDLLAGTPDVMVCDSLTGNLLIKIFSSYTTGGDFETIGAGYGPGIGEGYDKIINIISRASGAPLICEALRYCSICCKNNLVKTSGEEFKKANEHGLKDILNKILLKQAPKANDEEIKIPPKKVVTYAILGIDILELENCCKLLWSKGIYSESGMGCTGPVVLVNDEDGENAVKILKEAGYK; encoded by the coding sequence ATGGATCAAACTAAGAAGCTTATAGCCGAGGTATTTGATGAAATTGCAGATGGCATAAAAAGCGGAAGCTTTGGGAAAAGATATAAAATCGGTTTAACAACCTTTGGTTCTGAACATGGGATAGAAGAAATGGTGAGAGCTGCAGTACTTGCAAAAAATAAGTATGGGGATTTTGATATAGTTCTCATAGGACCAAAAGTTCAGTGCGATTTTCAGGTAGTACAGGTTCAAAATGCTGAAGAGGGTCATAAAAAAATGGTTGACATGCTGGAGAAGGGAGAAATTGATGGCTGCGTAACACAGCATTTTGATTTTCCTATAGGTGTGTCAACGGTAGGAAAGGTAATGACACCTGGCCTGGGAAAAGAAATGTTCATAGCTACAACTACGGGAACTAGTGCAACAAACAGAGTAGAGGCAATGGTTATAAATGCTATTGATGGCATTGCTGCAGCTAAAGCTAATGGCATAGAAAATCCATCAATCGGAATACTAAATTTAGATGGTGCCAGAGGAGTTGAAAAAGCCCTTAATGAACTAAGCCGCAATGGTTATACTATTAATTTTTCAAATTCACTGAGAGCTGATGGAGGGCCAGTTATGAGAGGAAATGACCTGCTTGCTGGTACTCCCGATGTAATGGTATGTGATTCCTTAACAGGCAATCTTTTAATTAAGATTTTTTCTTCCTATACTACTGGAGGAGATTTTGAAACCATTGGCGCCGGCTATGGACCAGGAATAGGCGAAGGATATGACAAAATAATAAATATTATTTCAAGGGCCAGCGGTGCACCATTAATTTGTGAAGCTTTGAGATATTGCAGCATATGCTGTAAAAATAACCTGGTGAAAACCTCAGGTGAGGAATTTAAAAAAGCAAATGAACATGGACTTAAGGATATACTTAATAAAATACTTTTAAAGCAGGCTCCAAAAGCAAACGATGAAGAAATAAAGATACCGCCTAAAAAGGTTGTAACATATGCCATACTTGGAATAGATATTTTAGAGCTTGAAAACTGCTGCAAACTTTTATGGTCAAAGGGAATTTATTCAGAAAGCGGAATGGGATGTACAGGACCTGTAGTGCTGGTAAATGATGAAGATGGAGAAAATGCTGTTAAAATTTTAAAAGAGGCTGGATATAAATAA